A single genomic interval of Corylus avellana chromosome ca10, CavTom2PMs-1.0 harbors:
- the LOC132163203 gene encoding root phototropism protein 2, translating to MAASVKGNSSRLSMAMERTGQWVFSQEIPTDVVVVVGEANFSLHKFMLVAKSNYIRKLMMESKEPDLTRIDLSDIPGGPEIFEKAAKFCYGVNFEITVHNVAALRCAAEHLQMTDKYCDNNLAGRTEDFLSQVALTSLSGAVVVLKSCQELLPMAEHLRIVQRSVDVASSKACSESNFPSRSPPNWWTEELSILGIDFFGKIITAMKQRGAKAFTVSSALITYTERSLRDLVRDHSGNGTKSSDPGGDSELRIQQRELLELIVALLPSEKAALPINFLCCLLRSAIFLQASSTKCKNELEKRISAILEHVTVDDLLVLSFTYDGERLFDLESVRRIISGFAEKEKSVAVFNAGDFGEHCSTAMQRVAKTVDAYLGEIATFTDLSISKFNGIANLVPKAARKVDDDLYRAVDIYLKAHPNLDEIEREKVCSVLDPLKLSYEARVHASQNKRLPVQIVLHALYYDQLKLRSGVDDSSTGPDAVATRTQLQTDVTLIRENEALRSELMKMKMYISDIKKTNGRGTSSSTPAKGEPSSKRPTFFSSVSKKLGKLNPFRHGSKDTSNIEEGGVDLTKPRRRRFSIS from the exons ATGGCTGCCTCTGTGAAGGGCAACAGCAGCAGGCTCTCTATGGCAATGGAAAGAACCGGCCAATG GGTTTTCTCTCAAGAAATTCCAACTGATGTTGTTGTTGTAGTTGGTGAAGCAAACTTCTCCCTTCACAAG TTCATGCTCGTGGCGAAGAGCAACTACATAAGAAAACTGATGATGGAATCGAAAGAACCTGACTTGACGAGGATCGATCTCTCCGACATCCCTGGAGGTCCTGAGATCTTCGAGAAAGCAGCCAAGTTCTGCTACGGTGTCAACTTCGAGATCACAGTCCACAACGTAGCAGCTCTCCGTTGCGCCGCCGAGCACCTCCAAATGACCGATAAGTACTGCGACAACAACCTCGCCGGCCGAACCGAAGATTTCCTCTCACAGGTTGCTTTGACCAGCCTCTCCGGTGCCGTCGTCGTCTTGAAATCGTGCCAAGAGCTTCTTCCCATGGCTGAACACCTCCGTATCGTCCAAAGATCCGTCGACGTTGCCAGTTCCAAG GCGTGTAGTGAGTCCAACTTTCCGAGCCGGTCACCGCCGAACTGGTGGACAGAGGAATTATCGATCTTAGGTATTGATTTCTTCGGCAAAATCATCACCGCAATGAAACAACGCGGCGCAAAAGCATTCACCGTATCGAGCGCTCTGATAACCTACACGGAGAGATCGCTCCGAGATCTTGTCCGGGACCACTCGGGCAACGGCACCAAGTCCTCGGATCCCGGCGGCGACTCCGAACTCAGAATCCAGCAACGCGAGCTGCTGGAGTTGATTGTAGCACTCTTGCCCTCCGAGAAAGCCGCTCTTCCAATTAACTTCCTCTGCTGCCTTCTCCGATCGGCGATATTCCTCCAGGCTTCGAGCACCAAGTGCAAGAACGAGCTTGAGAAGCGGATCTCGGCGATCTTGGAGCACGTGACCGTCGACGACCTCCTAGTGCTGTCTTTCACCTACGACGGAGAGAGGCTGTTCGACCTGGAGAGCGTGAGGAGGATCATCTCGGGATTCGCGGAAAAGGAGAAGAGCGTGGCCGTATTCAACGCCGGTGATTTCGGAGAGCACTGCTCCACTGCGATGCAGAGAGTCGCCAAGACCGTGGACGCGTATCTGGGCGAGATCGCCACCTTCACGGACCTCAGCATCTCCAAGTTCAACGGCATCGCTAATCTCGTGCCGAAAGCCGCTAGAAAAGTCGACGATGATCTCTATCGGGCGGTTGATATCTATTTGAAG GCGCATCCGAACCTGGACGAGATAGAGCGGGAGAAGGTGTGCAGTGTGTTGGACCCACTGAAGCTGTCCTACGAAGCACGGGTGCACGCGTCGCAGAACAAGCGGTTACCCGTACAGATCGTCCTCCACGCTCTCTACTACGATCAGCTGAAGTTGAGGAGCGGCGTAGACGATTCTAGCACCGGGCCAGACGCTGTGGCGACGAGAACCCAGTTGCAGACCGACGTGACGCTGATAAGAGAGAACGAGGCGTTGCGTTCTGAgctgatgaagatgaagatgtaCATTTCGGACATTAAGAAAACCAATGGTCGTGGGACGTCGTCGTCCACGCCGGCGAAGGGTGAGCCTTCCTCCAAGAGGCCGACGTTCTTCTCGTCGGTGTCGAAGAAACTGGGGAAGTTGAACCCCTTCCGACATGGATCAAAGGACACTTCAAATATTGAGGAAGGAGGGGTGGATCTTACCAAGCCTAGGAGGAGAAGGTTCTCCATCTCTTAA
- the LOC132163205 gene encoding 26S proteasome regulatory subunit 6B homolog, whose translation MAASAMVMDPKPSLEPPPSFPCTRSDLHGGWTEQSADEDDLYSRLKSLQRQLEFIDIQEEYVKDELKNLKREHLRAQEEVKRIQSVPLVIGQFMEMVDQNNGIVGSTTGSNYYVRILSTINRELLKPSASVALHRHSNALVDVLPPEADSSISLLSQSEKPDVTYNDIGGCDIQKQEIREAVELPLTHHELYKQIGIDPPRGVLLYGPPGTGKTMLAKAVANHTTAAFIRVVGSEFVQKYLGEGPRMVRDVFRLAKENAPAIIFIDEVDAIATARFDAQTGADREVQRILMELLNQMDGFDQTVNVKVIMATNRADTLDPALLRPGRLDRKIEFPLPDRRQKRLVFQVCTAKMNLGDEVDLEDYVSRPDKISAAEIAAICQEAGMHAVRKNRYVILPKDFEKGYRTNVKKPDTDFEFYK comes from the exons ATGGCAGCCTCGGCTATGGTAATGGACCCAAAACCTTCGTTGGAACCACCGCCGTCGTTCCCCTGCACCAGATCAGACCTCCACGGTGGCTGGACGGAGCAGAGCGCCGACGAGGACGACCTCTACAGCCGCCTGAAGTCGCTGCAGCGGCAGCTGGAGTTCATCGACATCCAGGAGGAGTACGTGAAGGACGAGCTGAAGAATCTGAAGCGCGAGCACCTCCGCGCCCAGGAGGAGGTCAAGCGGATCCAGTCGGTGCCGCTAGTTATCGGCCAGTTCATGGAGATGGTCGACCAGAACAACGGCATCGTCGGCTCCACCACCGGCTCCAATTACTACGTGCGGATCCTCAGCACCATCAATCGGGAGCTTCTCAAGCCCTCCGCATCGGTCGCCCTGCACCGCCACTCCAATGCCCTCGTCGATGTTTTGCCCCCCGAAGCCGACTCCAGCATCTCGCTGCTCAGCCAGTCTGAGAAGCCTGATGTCACTTATAAT GATATTGGAGGATGCGACATTCAAAAGCAGGAAATTCGTGAGGCAGTGGAACTACCCCTGACCCACCATGAGCTATACAAACAAATTGGCATAGATCCTCCTCGTGGTGTTTTGCTTTATGGTCCCCCTGGAACTGGCAAAACTATGCTTGCCAAGGCTGTTGCTAATCATACAACTGCAGCCTTTATTAGAGTTGTTGGTTCTGAATTCGTTCAGAAGTACTTGGGTGAG GGCCCGCGGATGGTACGTGATGTTTTTCGCCTTGCCAAAGAGAATGCCCCTGCAATTATCTTCATTGATGAGGTTGATGCAATTGCTACTGCTAGATTTGATGCTCAAACTGGTGCTGATAGAGAAGTTCAGCGGATTCTCATGGAACTCTTGAATCAg ATGGATGGGTTTGATCAGACAGTGAATGTTAAGGTCATCATGGCAACTAATAGAGCAGATACTTTGGACCCTGCACTTCTTCGTCCTGGAAGACTTGACCGAAAAATTGAATTCCCTTTGCCTGATAGACGACAAAAGAGGCTTGTCTTTCAG GTTTGCACTGCTAAAATGAACCTCGGTGATGAAGTGGACCTGGAGGATTATGTTTCTCGTCCAGACAAAATTAGTGCTGCTGAG ATCGCAGCTATCTGTCAAGAGGCAGGAATGCATGCAGTTCGCAAAAACAGATATGTTATACTGCCGAAGGACTTTGAGAAGGGTTACAGAACCAATGTGAAGAAGCCCGATACTGACTTTGAATTTTACAAATGA